From Thermoflavifilum aggregans, a single genomic window includes:
- a CDS encoding SusC/RagA family TonB-linked outer membrane protein has translation MMHSRTFTRPWLATLFFLTLAQFAFSQARTISGRVVDAQTGNPMAGVTVRVKEVSGVGTTTNAQGVYQLSVPADAQTLIFSFVGYQNQEVPISGNEINVSLKPGEALQEVVVVGYGTQRAQDVSAAISSISNKDFNKGVVTNPMQQIQGKVAGLVITQPGGDPNQNVIIRLRGQTSITGGQTPLIVVDGVPLDDPSQIANIPPGDIESYDVLKDASATAIYGSRGANGVIIINTKKGSAGQTRVSYNGYVGLDWQAKYYDLLNADEWRAATQKLGIYQASLDKGANTNWQKAITQTALSHSHNLLISGGTDKFTYSAAGNYINQQGIVINSGKNEVGLRFNAQQKALDDKLTLNYGLLTTRTNRKYVDYSIFTYVFSTPPTYPVYNPDGSYFGYFDFEQQNPVAQQMLQLNRGTENLNIYSAGADYELLKGLKLGMLGSLSYFNKQTDFFQPTLPGVGNINSGAKYAENRNSKKGNIHVEYTHTWNNVHNFDFTGVYEYNDFEYDNFRAAGQQYLVEENQNNALQNGNTAFNQVSSYKEEYKLVSFLGRITYNYKGKYYIDASFRRDGSSKFGVNNRWGNFPAVSAAWRISEEGFMRNISWINDLKLKIGYGVTGNQDAITPYATQLLVGSIGRYYNPVNPAYAYPQSYAPTQNANPDLKWEERHGFNVGANFSLFNDRLGGDVNVFNDKTKNLLYNYTVPTPPFYVSTILANVGSLTNKGVEIALNGTIIKESKFTWTANGQITFIKTRVTSLSGTYAGYKLSTDNIPGGYAEGRGLSSNPITFLKVGYSPYVFYLPHWEGVDANGNQLFDSAGVKIPNYGNATFRYIDPAPKFNYGLGSTLTYGNWSLNFFLRGVYGQKIFNNTLLDVEFVKRLPGNNVTKEALTNGIEDAAVASDHWLENASYLRLDNVSLSYSFKQVKGIGSIDVYLTANNVFVITPYRGLDPEIRNADTNQAYIDANYGSDGYYPRTRSIVFGVNVSFK, from the coding sequence ATGATGCACAGTCGTACGTTTACCAGGCCATGGCTGGCCACATTGTTCTTTCTGACTCTTGCTCAATTCGCTTTCTCGCAAGCCCGTACCATCAGTGGGCGCGTAGTAGATGCCCAGACCGGAAATCCGATGGCAGGCGTTACTGTCAGGGTTAAAGAGGTATCGGGAGTGGGTACCACCACCAATGCGCAGGGCGTGTATCAGCTCAGTGTACCTGCAGATGCCCAAACACTGATTTTCTCTTTTGTAGGGTATCAGAATCAGGAAGTGCCCATCTCGGGAAATGAGATTAATGTATCGTTGAAACCTGGAGAGGCCTTGCAGGAAGTAGTGGTAGTGGGTTATGGTACCCAGCGCGCACAGGATGTAAGTGCCGCAATCAGCAGCATTTCCAACAAGGATTTCAACAAAGGCGTGGTTACCAATCCCATGCAACAGATCCAGGGCAAAGTAGCAGGTCTGGTCATTACCCAGCCCGGTGGTGATCCAAACCAGAACGTCATTATCCGCTTGCGTGGACAGACTTCCATTACAGGTGGACAAACTCCGTTGATTGTAGTAGATGGAGTCCCGCTGGATGATCCTTCTCAAATTGCCAACATTCCACCGGGAGATATTGAATCGTATGATGTATTGAAAGATGCCTCTGCAACTGCTATTTATGGATCGCGCGGTGCTAATGGGGTGATTATCATTAATACCAAAAAAGGAAGTGCCGGACAGACCCGTGTTAGCTACAACGGCTATGTAGGGCTTGACTGGCAGGCTAAATATTATGACCTGTTGAATGCAGATGAATGGAGAGCAGCGACCCAAAAATTAGGGATTTATCAAGCCAGTTTGGATAAAGGAGCCAACACTAATTGGCAAAAAGCTATTACACAAACTGCACTCAGCCATTCACATAATTTACTGATCAGCGGAGGTACGGATAAATTCACTTATTCGGCTGCAGGAAATTATATCAATCAGCAGGGCATTGTGATAAATTCCGGGAAAAATGAAGTAGGCCTTCGTTTCAATGCCCAGCAAAAAGCATTGGATGATAAGCTAACACTGAATTATGGCCTCTTGACCACCCGCACCAACCGGAAATATGTGGATTACAGCATTTTCACCTATGTATTCAGCACTCCTCCAACTTACCCGGTGTATAATCCGGATGGGAGCTATTTTGGGTACTTTGACTTTGAACAGCAGAACCCTGTAGCCCAGCAAATGTTGCAGCTGAACCGGGGTACCGAGAATCTCAATATTTATAGTGCAGGTGCCGATTATGAGTTGCTGAAAGGCCTGAAATTGGGTATGCTGGGATCTTTATCTTATTTCAACAAACAAACCGACTTCTTCCAGCCCACACTTCCAGGCGTAGGTAACATTAATAGTGGAGCGAAATATGCAGAAAACAGAAACTCCAAAAAAGGGAATATACATGTTGAATATACCCACACCTGGAACAATGTACACAACTTTGATTTTACCGGTGTATATGAATACAATGATTTTGAATACGATAATTTCCGGGCCGCTGGTCAGCAGTACCTGGTAGAAGAAAATCAGAATAATGCACTTCAGAATGGTAATACCGCATTTAATCAGGTTTCTTCTTACAAGGAAGAATATAAACTCGTTTCTTTCCTAGGTCGCATCACTTATAACTACAAAGGCAAATATTATATTGATGCCAGTTTTCGCCGGGATGGTTCCTCTAAGTTTGGGGTTAATAATCGCTGGGGTAATTTCCCTGCAGTGTCTGCAGCCTGGCGTATCAGTGAAGAAGGATTCATGCGGAATATTTCCTGGATCAATGATTTGAAACTTAAAATCGGATATGGCGTAACCGGTAATCAGGATGCCATTACTCCTTATGCAACACAATTGCTGGTAGGAAGTATTGGAAGATATTACAATCCTGTAAATCCGGCTTATGCATATCCCCAGTCCTACGCGCCTACCCAAAATGCGAATCCCGATCTGAAATGGGAGGAAAGGCATGGGTTTAACGTCGGTGCCAATTTCTCTTTGTTCAATGACCGGCTGGGAGGCGATGTGAATGTATTTAATGATAAAACCAAGAACCTCCTGTATAACTACACCGTTCCCACTCCGCCTTTCTATGTGAGCACTATTTTGGCTAATGTAGGAAGTCTAACTAACAAAGGAGTTGAGATTGCTTTGAACGGAACGATCATCAAAGAAAGCAAATTTACCTGGACAGCAAACGGGCAGATTACTTTTATCAAAACCCGTGTAACCAGCCTGTCGGGTACTTATGCGGGTTACAAATTATCAACTGATAATATTCCCGGTGGATATGCTGAAGGACGCGGTTTGAGTAGCAATCCCATTACTTTCCTGAAGGTGGGTTATTCACCTTATGTGTTTTATTTGCCCCACTGGGAAGGAGTGGACGCCAACGGCAATCAGCTGTTTGATTCTGCAGGGGTAAAAATTCCGAACTATGGAAATGCTACCTTTAGATACATTGATCCTGCACCCAAGTTTAATTATGGTCTTGGAAGTACGCTTACGTATGGCAACTGGAGTCTCAACTTCTTTTTAAGAGGAGTGTACGGACAAAAAATATTCAACAATACATTGCTGGATGTAGAATTTGTGAAACGCCTACCGGGTAACAACGTCACTAAAGAGGCTCTTACCAATGGCATTGAAGATGCTGCTGTAGCCTCTGATCACTGGCTGGAAAACGCTTCCTATTTAAGGCTGGACAATGTATCCCTTTCTTATTCCTTTAAACAGGTGAAAGGAATTGGCAGCATTGATGTATATCTCACAGCTAATAATGTGTTCGTGATTACACCTTATCGCGGGTTGGACCCTGAAATCCGGAATGCAGATACCAACCAGGCATACATTGATGCCAATTATGGAAGCGATGGATATTACCCCAGAACACGTTCGATTGTATTTGGAGTAAATGTTTCATTTAAATGA
- a CDS encoding amidohydrolase — translation MSGFMLSCHTRTQQADLIVYHATIYTVDDSFRIAQAMAVRQGKILAVGSDQQILHDYSAPQKKDLQGHFVYPGFIDAHAHFYSYAMSLLSVDLTGTRSWEEVLNRVKSFADAHPQGWIVGRGWDQNDWPGKQFPDRAELDRLFPHRPVLLTRVDGHAAIANGEALQQAGIKPGETLEGGLFVIKQGRLTGVLIDNAVEKVARLIPPLDDTMKLRALQEAEQHCFAVGLTTVADCGLPKQTIDFLDSLQRAGRLRMRIYAMAADEKENYDYYLRQGPYKTDRMHVCAFKLFADGALGSRGACLLQPYRDQPGWYGFLLKDRKYFDSIAHVLINSPFQMCTHAIGDSANRVMLQIYASVLKPGNDRRWRIEHAQVVHPDDIRLFGEYAIVPSVQPTHATSDMYWAGERLGKERLRYAYAFQDLLRQNSWLPLGTDFPVEDIDPRKTFYAAVFRQDSAGYPPGGFQPENALTHQQALQGMTIWAARAQFEEKEKGSLQPGKWADFVVMEKDLMQVPAREILHNPILATYQAGQQVYAQTRD, via the coding sequence ATGTCAGGCTTTATGCTCAGCTGTCACACCCGCACACAGCAGGCGGATCTGATCGTGTATCATGCCACAATTTATACCGTGGATGATAGTTTTCGTATTGCTCAGGCGATGGCTGTCCGGCAGGGGAAAATCCTGGCTGTAGGCAGTGACCAGCAGATTTTGCACGACTATTCGGCTCCGCAGAAAAAAGACCTGCAGGGGCATTTTGTATATCCCGGATTTATAGATGCCCATGCTCATTTTTACAGCTATGCCATGTCGTTGTTGTCGGTTGATTTAACCGGAACCCGAAGCTGGGAGGAGGTGCTGAATCGTGTGAAATCATTTGCAGATGCGCACCCGCAGGGGTGGATTGTAGGCCGGGGATGGGATCAGAATGACTGGCCCGGCAAGCAGTTTCCGGACAGGGCAGAACTGGATCGTCTTTTTCCGCACAGACCGGTATTGCTTACACGGGTTGACGGGCATGCAGCCATCGCCAATGGCGAAGCCCTGCAGCAGGCCGGCATCAAACCTGGGGAAACCCTGGAGGGAGGTTTGTTTGTAATAAAACAGGGTCGCCTGACGGGCGTGCTGATCGATAATGCAGTGGAGAAAGTAGCCCGTCTGATACCTCCGCTGGATGATACAATGAAGCTAAGGGCCTTGCAGGAAGCCGAGCAGCATTGCTTTGCCGTAGGTCTTACCACTGTGGCCGATTGCGGCCTTCCCAAACAGACCATTGACTTTCTGGACAGCCTGCAGCGAGCCGGCCGGTTGCGCATGCGCATCTACGCCATGGCGGCTGATGAAAAAGAAAATTATGATTACTATCTCAGGCAAGGCCCCTACAAGACTGATCGCATGCATGTCTGTGCTTTTAAACTATTTGCCGATGGTGCGCTTGGCTCCCGTGGCGCCTGCCTGCTGCAGCCGTATAGGGATCAGCCGGGGTGGTATGGCTTTTTGCTGAAAGACAGGAAATATTTTGATAGCATAGCCCATGTGCTTATCAACAGCCCGTTTCAGATGTGTACCCATGCCATTGGCGATTCAGCCAATCGTGTCATGCTGCAGATTTATGCTTCGGTACTCAAACCCGGCAACGATCGCCGCTGGCGCATAGAACACGCACAGGTAGTGCATCCGGATGATATCCGGTTGTTTGGAGAATATGCCATTGTGCCTTCCGTACAGCCTACCCATGCCACTTCTGACATGTACTGGGCAGGTGAGCGGCTGGGTAAGGAAAGGCTCCGCTATGCCTATGCTTTTCAGGATTTACTCCGGCAGAATAGCTGGCTGCCGTTGGGTACTGATTTTCCTGTGGAAGATATTGATCCGCGCAAAACCTTTTATGCGGCCGTCTTTCGCCAGGATAGTGCGGGCTATCCGCCCGGAGGTTTTCAGCCTGAAAACGCGCTTACCCACCAGCAGGCGCTGCAGGGCATGACTATCTGGGCGGCCCGTGCCCAGTTTGAAGAAAAGGAAAAAGGCAGCCTGCAGCCAGGCAAATGGGCTGATTTTGTGGTGATGGAAAAAGATCTGATGCAGGTACCAGCACGGGAAATTTTGCATAACCCGATACTGGCAACCTATCAGGCAGGACAGCAGGTATATGCACAAACACGGGATTGA
- a CDS encoding RagB/SusD family nutrient uptake outer membrane protein produces the protein MKSFSTYIRLILLVLGLFTFQACTDLSQHVYSVTPIQNFYQTPDQIAAGLAPAYQALTAIAGNPSNVFNLQEVSSDEIIVPTRGADWYDNAQWQQLWLHTWPTNHNVVNGAWGDIYNGIGKVNFILSVVNSLPNKPATIGEINAELKLLRAYYYYLAMDLFGNVPQVTDFNTNPNTVTNSARKDVFNFIESEIKNNIDSLPTNVDASTYGRVTKWMAFALLAKIYLNAQVYTGTPRWTDCIAACDSIINSGKYSLLPNYFDNFAVNNSDLVGSGNENIFVVPFDKTNIGGDNMEMATLHYQSDKTFGLSGSPWNGFSSTADYYAQFDTSSTYSVQSGELLRTYNDQRTGQFLIGQQYAIAYHYPPSTYVASADPSLALKDAQTGLPLKFSPYVLQLSNPADSFRLAGLRNIKYFPEAGTAGSQSNDVVLFRYADILLMKAECEVRLGTNLNDALNLINQIRERAYGNNLHDWTMADLTLPNILAERARELAWEGYRRQDLIRFEVASGTPYFSGARTPAKPADPADHHLYIYPIPAQQITSNPNLKQNPGY, from the coding sequence ATGAAATCATTTAGCACATATATCAGGCTCATCTTGCTGGTTCTTGGCCTGTTTACCTTTCAGGCTTGTACCGATCTCAGCCAGCATGTATATAGTGTTACTCCTATTCAGAACTTTTATCAGACACCCGATCAAATCGCTGCCGGGCTGGCTCCTGCTTATCAGGCCTTAACAGCCATAGCAGGCAATCCAAGCAATGTATTTAATCTTCAGGAAGTATCGAGTGATGAAATCATTGTACCTACACGGGGCGCTGACTGGTATGATAATGCACAATGGCAGCAGCTCTGGTTGCATACTTGGCCTACAAATCACAATGTGGTAAATGGCGCCTGGGGTGATATCTATAATGGCATCGGAAAGGTAAATTTCATCCTGAGCGTCGTGAATAGTTTGCCCAATAAACCTGCTACTATTGGAGAAATCAATGCAGAGTTAAAGTTGTTGAGAGCTTATTATTATTATCTGGCTATGGATCTGTTTGGGAATGTGCCGCAGGTAACAGATTTCAATACGAATCCGAATACGGTGACCAATAGTGCCAGAAAAGACGTGTTTAATTTTATAGAATCAGAAATTAAAAATAATATTGATTCGCTTCCTACTAATGTAGATGCAAGCACCTATGGTCGTGTCACCAAATGGATGGCTTTTGCATTGTTAGCCAAGATTTATCTGAATGCCCAGGTTTATACTGGAACTCCACGTTGGACGGATTGTATCGCTGCCTGTGATTCAATAATTAATTCGGGGAAGTATAGCCTGCTTCCCAACTATTTCGACAATTTTGCTGTAAATAACAGTGATCTTGTGGGATCGGGAAATGAAAACATTTTTGTAGTACCGTTTGATAAAACCAATATTGGTGGCGATAATATGGAAATGGCCACCCTTCACTATCAAAGTGATAAAACTTTTGGCCTTTCAGGAAGCCCCTGGAACGGATTTTCCAGTACAGCTGATTATTATGCGCAGTTTGATACATCTTCCACTTACTCCGTCCAGAGCGGTGAATTGCTGCGTACATACAATGATCAGCGAACCGGTCAATTCTTAATCGGTCAGCAATATGCTATTGCATATCATTATCCACCTAGTACATATGTGGCCAGTGCTGATCCTTCCCTTGCATTAAAAGATGCTCAAACAGGCTTACCGCTCAAATTTTCACCTTATGTGCTGCAGCTTTCCAATCCTGCCGATAGTTTTCGCCTGGCAGGTTTGCGCAATATCAAATATTTCCCGGAAGCCGGCACGGCAGGCAGCCAGAGCAATGATGTGGTTTTGTTCCGGTATGCCGATATTCTTTTAATGAAAGCTGAATGTGAAGTGCGGTTGGGTACCAACCTCAATGATGCATTGAATCTGATTAATCAGATTCGCGAACGGGCTTATGGAAATAATTTGCATGACTGGACCATGGCCGATCTGACATTACCCAATATTCTGGCCGAACGTGCACGTGAATTGGCCTGGGAAGGTTATCGCCGTCAGGATCTGATTCGTTTTGAAGTAGCATCAGGCACACCTTATTTTAGTGGAGCCCGCACGCCGGCAAAACCTGCTGATCCTGCTGATCATCACCTTTACATTTATCCGATTCCTGCTCAGCAAATCACATCCAATCCCAATCTGAAGCAAAATCCGGGCTATTAA
- a CDS encoding NUDIX hydrolase: MQSHTSFPIKNINTHLTEIKDYFKVAVSVDCVIFGFDGNVLKVLLIQSDLAQYKNKWSLLGDIVRPDEELDAAAYRVLRERTGLENVYMEQVHTFGALNRHPAGRVITVAYYSLVNIHHVQLRVSDFGLHWHAVKDIKQMAFDHKQILDICVKRLQDRIIEHPVGFNLLPKKFSLRELQNLYEAVLGVKFDRRNFRKKFLSMGLIEDLHEVENDVRHRPAKLYKFNEKAMWKNTRFLNVNSIT, encoded by the coding sequence ATGCAAAGCCATACTTCCTTTCCCATAAAAAACATCAATACCCACCTCACGGAAATCAAGGATTATTTCAAAGTCGCCGTATCAGTGGATTGTGTCATTTTTGGTTTCGATGGCAATGTGTTGAAGGTGTTGCTGATACAGTCTGACCTGGCTCAGTATAAAAACAAATGGTCTTTGCTCGGCGATATTGTTCGCCCCGATGAAGAGCTGGATGCAGCAGCATATCGTGTGCTACGGGAACGTACCGGCCTGGAAAATGTGTACATGGAGCAGGTACACACTTTTGGTGCATTGAACCGGCATCCGGCAGGCCGCGTCATCACGGTGGCCTATTATTCGCTGGTGAATATCCACCATGTGCAGCTCAGGGTCAGTGATTTCGGGTTGCACTGGCATGCCGTAAAAGACATCAAGCAAATGGCATTCGACCATAAGCAGATTCTGGATATCTGTGTCAAACGCCTGCAGGACCGTATCATCGAACATCCGGTAGGCTTTAATCTGCTACCTAAAAAATTTTCGCTCAGGGAGTTGCAGAATCTCTATGAAGCCGTATTGGGAGTGAAATTTGACCGGAGGAATTTTCGCAAAAAATTTCTTTCCATGGGGCTTATTGAAGATTTGCATGAAGTTGAAAATGATGTCCGCCATCGGCCGGCCAAGCTGTACAAGTTCAATGAAAAGGCTATGTGGAAAAATACTCGGTTTTTGAATGTCAATAGCATCACATAA
- a CDS encoding nucleoside deaminase, whose protein sequence is MSSPEADQQFMREALKEAQKAYEAGEVPVGAVLVIDGQIIARAHNQVELLNDSTAHAEMLALTAAFHALGSKYLPQATLYVTLEPCLMCTGALYWSQIGRVVFATADEKNGFRIHQQRAHPFHPKTLVQGGLLAEESARLLKNFFAERRL, encoded by the coding sequence ATGTCGTCCCCTGAAGCTGACCAGCAATTCATGCGCGAAGCATTGAAAGAAGCCCAAAAGGCTTACGAGGCCGGCGAAGTGCCCGTGGGCGCCGTTTTAGTCATCGACGGGCAAATCATTGCCCGCGCCCATAACCAGGTAGAACTGCTGAACGACTCAACCGCCCATGCTGAAATGCTGGCACTGACAGCTGCTTTCCATGCCCTCGGGAGCAAATACCTGCCCCAGGCAACTCTTTACGTAACCCTGGAGCCCTGCCTGATGTGCACCGGCGCCCTTTACTGGAGCCAGATCGGCCGGGTGGTTTTTGCCACTGCCGACGAAAAAAACGGCTTTCGCATCCACCAACAACGAGCACATCCCTTTCATCCCAAAACCCTGGTGCAGGGTGGGTTGCTGGCCGAAGAAAGTGCCCGGCTGTTGAAAAACTTTTTCGCTGAACGGCGATTGTAA
- the ligA gene encoding NAD-dependent DNA ligase LigA, translated as MYTPEQEKELSRLLKHLLEQKAEDSPANRQVELLRQALRYAEWRYYVQDDPVISDSEYDKLFHRLKQLEEKHPELVTPDSPTQRIASGLTEQFPTVTHLTPMLSLNNSYNAEDLRDWDRRVKELSGVSKVDYCIEPKYDGASISLIYENDMLVRGATRGDGVRGDEITTNIKQIKAIPLAAPFSSLGIRRVEIRGEVLMHKETFKALNQQRLAENLPPFANPRNATSGSLRMVDPREVAKRKLQAVLYQISFVEMADQQSLPKALHSQSGVIKTLHQLGFPTPYHLMKIVHHIDEAIQYLQEFEHLRDTLPYEIDGMVIKVDDLRLQEKIGTTTHHPRWAIAYKFKARQATSVLRKVEFQVGRTGTITPVAKIDPVPIGGVTVSSISLFNEDVIREKDLRIGDAVLVERAGDVIPYIVKPIVEMRTGKEKPIEFPRHCPVCGDPLVKTPGEAAWRCVNINCEAQVLERIIHFVSKDAMDIKSLGEAHVRRFYELGLLRSIPDIYRLDYTKIKQLEGFGEKSVHNLQQAIEASKKQPLHRLIFALGIRYVGETTARTLAQAIEYLPDLQHWSVDQLTQLNDVGPKVAGSIYDFFHNADNIRMLKELEKLGVNMQNEAQPSGLTGKLAGKTFLFTGTLPHLKRQEAEALVEQHGGKIANLVSRNLDYLVVGEEPGSKLEKARKIPSVKIIDESQFLKLIESA; from the coding sequence ATGTATACACCAGAGCAAGAAAAAGAACTTTCCCGATTGCTGAAACATCTACTGGAGCAAAAAGCAGAAGATTCCCCTGCCAACAGGCAGGTTGAACTTCTGCGGCAGGCACTGCGTTATGCCGAATGGCGGTATTACGTGCAGGATGATCCGGTAATCAGCGATTCCGAATATGACAAACTTTTCCACCGGCTGAAACAACTGGAAGAAAAACATCCCGAACTGGTTACACCCGATTCACCCACCCAACGGATTGCCAGCGGACTTACCGAACAGTTCCCTACCGTTACCCATCTCACTCCCATGCTTTCACTCAACAATTCTTACAACGCCGAAGACCTGCGCGACTGGGATCGCCGGGTGAAGGAACTGTCCGGAGTTTCAAAGGTGGATTACTGCATTGAACCGAAATATGACGGAGCCAGTATTTCATTGATTTATGAAAATGATATGCTGGTGCGCGGAGCTACCCGGGGCGACGGGGTACGGGGTGATGAAATCACCACCAATATCAAACAAATTAAAGCAATTCCCCTGGCCGCGCCATTTTCATCTCTGGGCATCCGGAGGGTGGAAATCCGGGGTGAGGTGCTGATGCACAAAGAAACCTTCAAGGCTCTTAACCAGCAACGCTTGGCCGAAAACCTGCCGCCGTTTGCCAATCCACGTAATGCTACCTCAGGTTCACTACGGATGGTAGATCCGCGCGAAGTGGCCAAACGAAAACTCCAAGCCGTATTGTATCAGATCAGTTTTGTGGAAATGGCCGATCAGCAATCTTTGCCAAAAGCACTCCACAGCCAGTCGGGCGTCATCAAAACCTTGCATCAGCTGGGTTTTCCCACACCCTATCATCTAATGAAAATCGTACACCATATTGACGAAGCCATTCAGTACCTCCAGGAATTCGAACACCTGCGCGATACTTTGCCTTATGAAATTGACGGCATGGTGATTAAGGTAGATGATCTAAGGCTTCAGGAAAAAATCGGCACCACTACTCATCATCCCCGCTGGGCCATCGCCTACAAATTCAAAGCCCGCCAGGCCACTTCCGTATTGCGCAAGGTGGAATTCCAGGTGGGCCGCACGGGTACTATCACGCCCGTTGCGAAAATCGATCCTGTGCCTATCGGCGGGGTTACGGTAAGTTCCATTTCCCTGTTTAACGAAGACGTGATCCGAGAAAAAGATCTGCGCATTGGCGACGCGGTGCTGGTGGAACGTGCTGGCGACGTGATTCCCTATATCGTAAAGCCTATTGTGGAAATGCGGACAGGCAAAGAAAAACCCATTGAATTCCCTCGTCATTGCCCGGTGTGCGGGGATCCGCTTGTCAAAACGCCTGGCGAAGCTGCCTGGCGCTGTGTGAACATCAACTGTGAAGCCCAGGTGCTGGAGCGCATCATCCACTTCGTGAGCAAAGATGCCATGGATATCAAAAGCCTCGGAGAAGCCCATGTGCGGCGTTTTTACGAACTGGGACTTTTGCGCAGCATACCCGACATCTACCGGCTGGATTACACCAAAATCAAACAACTGGAAGGTTTTGGAGAAAAATCTGTACACAACCTGCAACAGGCTATTGAAGCATCCAAAAAACAACCTTTGCACCGCCTGATCTTTGCCCTGGGCATCCGATACGTGGGCGAAACCACGGCCCGTACCCTGGCACAGGCGATCGAATACCTGCCGGATTTGCAGCACTGGTCTGTTGATCAGCTCACCCAGCTCAACGATGTGGGTCCCAAAGTGGCCGGCAGCATCTATGATTTTTTTCACAATGCCGACAACATCCGAATGCTGAAAGAGCTAGAAAAGCTGGGTGTGAATATGCAGAATGAAGCACAACCTTCCGGGCTGACCGGCAAGCTGGCAGGCAAAACCTTCTTATTTACCGGAACCTTGCCCCATCTGAAACGCCAGGAAGCCGAAGCCCTGGTAGAACAACATGGAGGCAAAATTGCCAATTTGGTAAGTCGTAATCTGGATTACCTGGTGGTAGGCGAGGAGCCGGGGTCAAAGCTTGAAAAAGCCAGGAAAATTCCATCCGTGAAAATTATCGATGAATCCCAGTTTCTGAAACTGATTGAATCAGCCTGA